The following proteins come from a genomic window of Nostoc sp. TCL26-01:
- a CDS encoding sensor histidine kinase, whose amino-acid sequence MNQIFRPASTVAATVVLTIFLFLPVIWMSNEAYKQFNYIIQHELPLKNVTEKIIYLDEVLTMSANMYANTGNEQWKTRYELFGRELDTALQQFMNLAEHRFLIERAKTINTSNQKLIEIEKQSFALTKQGQIAAAQALLSSIEYQTEKTKLGASIDTSSYYIFRELHTEITSYRGHLFLSILFSVLSLILLIPLWFIVLCLLQDYLKARKTAQSALLQANQELELRVDQRTHELSDKNIRLKQTVKELKQTQTQLIHAEKMSSLGQMVAGIAHEINNPLNFISGNLSYTKAFTQDLLNLVNIYQQHYSQPPAAIQTVIEDMDLDFATQDFTQMLSSMMQGVNRIQGIVQSLRTFSRLDESELKKVDIHESIDSTLLMLQYRLQSTHNQCKICLIKEYAVLPLVECYSSELNQVFLNILSNAIDALEERRLQCMLEQDNNHVSNLCIRTEVISPSWIGIHCIDNGMGISDSIKHKIFDPFFTTKAIGKGTGLGLSTSYQVIVKQHSGKLSCNSTIGKGTEIVIEIPVAQTSAINS is encoded by the coding sequence ATGAATCAAATATTTCGCCCAGCATCAACAGTAGCAGCAACCGTTGTCTTAACCATTTTCTTGTTTCTTCCTGTGATTTGGATGTCTAACGAAGCATACAAACAATTCAATTACATCATCCAGCATGAACTACCACTAAAAAATGTAACTGAAAAGATTATTTATCTAGATGAAGTACTCACAATGTCAGCAAATATGTATGCAAATACAGGTAATGAGCAATGGAAAACGAGATATGAGTTATTTGGACGGGAATTAGATACGGCTTTGCAACAGTTCATGAATTTAGCCGAGCATCGTTTTTTAATTGAACGCGCCAAAACAATTAATACATCCAATCAAAAATTAATAGAAATAGAGAAACAATCTTTTGCTTTAACTAAACAAGGCCAAATAGCCGCAGCCCAAGCATTATTATCTAGCATTGAATATCAAACAGAGAAGACTAAATTAGGAGCAAGTATTGACACTAGCAGCTATTATATATTTAGAGAATTACACACAGAAATTACTAGTTATCGGGGACACCTATTTTTATCTATTTTATTTTCTGTGTTGAGTTTAATTTTACTTATTCCTTTATGGTTTATTGTTTTGTGTTTATTACAAGACTATTTAAAAGCTAGAAAAACTGCTCAATCTGCTTTATTACAAGCCAATCAAGAGTTAGAATTACGAGTCGATCAGCGAACACATGAGTTGAGTGATAAAAATATTCGCCTCAAACAAACTGTCAAAGAACTAAAACAAACTCAAACACAGTTGATTCATGCAGAAAAAATGTCTTCCTTGGGTCAAATGGTAGCTGGGATTGCCCATGAAATTAATAATCCACTCAACTTTATTTCGGGAAATCTCAGTTATACAAAAGCTTTTACTCAAGACTTACTTAACTTAGTCAATATCTATCAGCAGCATTATTCCCAGCCTCCAGCAGCAATTCAAACAGTAATTGAAGATATGGATTTAGATTTTGCTACTCAAGATTTTACGCAAATGCTCAGTTCGATGATGCAAGGTGTCAATAGAATTCAAGGAATAGTGCAATCACTGCGAACTTTTTCGCGGTTAGATGAGTCCGAATTAAAAAAAGTTGATATTCATGAAAGTATCGATAGTACATTGTTGATGTTACAATATCGATTACAATCAACTCATAATCAGTGTAAAATTTGCTTGATAAAAGAATATGCAGTACTACCATTAGTTGAGTGTTATTCTAGTGAACTCAATCAGGTTTTTCTGAATATTCTTAGTAATGCTATTGATGCTTTAGAAGAACGGCGTTTGCAGTGTATGCTTGAGCAGGATAATAATCATGTCAGCAATCTTTGTATCCGTACTGAGGTTATTTCTCCATCATGGATAGGAATTCATTGTATCGACAACGGTATGGGAATTTCTGATTCTATCAAACACAAAATATTTGACCCATTTTTCACTACTAAAGCGATAGGTAAAGGTACAGGACTAGGACTATCTACTAGTTATCAAGTTATAGTTAAGCAACATTCCGGCAAGTTGTCTTGTAATTCTACTATCGGCAAAGGTACAGAAATCGTGATTGAGATTCCAGTAGCTCAAACATCAGCTATCAATTCCTAA